Genomic window (Candidatus Methylomirabilota bacterium):
GACAGCGTTGATGGTCTGCCAGGCGATGAGCATGGCCATGACGGTCGTCTTGCCGGCGCCGGTGGCCAGCTTGAGCGCGAGCCGCATCAGCTCTGGATTGGCGTCGTTGTTGGCGTTGGTCAGGTGCTCCAGGAACCCCTTGCCGGCGCGCTCGCTCGGCGCTACCTCCGTCAGCCAGATCACCGCCTCGACGGCCTCGATCTGGCAGAAGAAGGGCCGGATGCCGGCGAACTCGTGGTGCCGCCAGTGCTGGAGCAGCCTGGCCGTCTCGGGCGTCACACCCCAGTGGCTCGGGTTGCCGATGGCACGCCACTGATCGACGCGGCGGCGCAGCTCGTTGATGAGGGGAGTGGGATCGTACTGCTGTGTAGCAGTCGACACGCCTGCGCCCTCGTCAAAGACAAGGCGCTCCTGTCCGGTACGGCGCTTGTGTTTCTTCGGCCTGGGGATCGGGGTGATGAACCGCGCTTCACGCCGAGATTCGATGAGCCGCCCGGTAGGCTGGCCGTCCGCGTCGAGCTCCCAGTGGCGGGCGGGGTACTCGTATGGCGAGTTGAGGATCGGCCGCTCGAAGAAGCTGCCGTCCAAGGTGGGATCATTTTGTGTATCAGTCCATTCCTTGTCAATCGCGGCCCGGCCCGCCACCGGGCGAAGCCCCATTTGCCCCGCCCCGCGCCGGCATGGGATAGTACCGGCCAGATAGCCCGCGGAGGTAGGCCATGGCCAAGCAAGGGTTCCGCGTCATCGACAGCGATCTCCACGTGATCGAGCCCCGCAGTCTCTGGGAGGATTATCTCGATCCCAAGTTCCGGGGCCGGATCGTCACCGTTCCGGGCGACTACGGCGCGGTGCGCGCCCATGTGGACGGCAAGGTCCTGCCGCCCTACGCCGACCGGCCGGAGCGACAGCGCGCGTGGTCGTTCCGTTATCGCCGCCCGGGCGCCGAGCGCCTGCATCGGGGCACGCTGCCCAAAGAGGCGCTCGAGGCCATGGACATCGAGGGCATCGACATCGGCATTCTCTTCCGGACGTGGGCGACCCAGGCGATCAACATCGACGGCCTGGAGCCGGCGTTCGCGGCGGCCATGAGCCGGGCCTGGAACCGCTGGATCGCCGACTTCTGCCAGGAGAGCCCGGAGCGTCTCAAGCCTTCGGCCCTGGTGCCCCTTCAGGATATCGACCTGGCGGTGGCCGAGGCCCGCTTCGGCGTGCGCGAGCTGGGCGCCATCACCCTGGTGCTGCCCTCCCACCTCGTCAACAACCGTCCCATCTACGACCGCTACTACGACCCCCTGTGGGCGGCGGCCCAGGAGATGGACGTCGCGGTGTCCTTTCACGGCAACCACGCGGTGTACGCCGAGCACCTGGCCAAGCGCTACCTGGACAACCTCGTCCTCAGCCACGCCTGCGGCCAGCCCGTGGAGATGATGCTCACGCTGGGGGCTGTGGTGACGGGCGGCGTCCTCTCCCGCTTCCCCCGGCTGCGGATGGCCTTCCTGGAGGGCAACTGTGGCTGGCTGCCCTGGTGGCTGTGGGCCCTGGACGAGCGCTGGGAGGCCTGGGGCGATCAGGAGCGGTTCCAGCAGGACGCCAAGCCCTCGGAGCTCTTCCACCGCCAGTGCTTCATCTCGGCCGAGCCCGAGGAAGAGCTGGTCAAGTATGTGGTGGCCGAGCTGGGCGACGACACTCTTGTGCTGTCCACCGACTGGCCCCACGACGACTCGCGGTTCCCGCACGCCATCGACGGTTTCCTGGCCGACGTCCCGATCCCGGCCGACAGCAAGCGGAAGATCCTCTGGGACAACTGCGCCCGCCTGTACAAGCTCGGGGGGAACTGAGCATGGCCTACGACCTGGTCATCAAGAACGGGATGGTGGTCGACGGCACGGGCTTCTCCCGCTACCGCGCGGACGTGGCGGTGAAGGATGGCCGCATCGCGGAGATCGGCAAGGTCAGCGGCGTGGCCGAGACCACGCTCCACGCCGACGGGCTGTTCGTGGCGCCCGGCGTGATCGACCTGCACACCCACTACGACGCGCAGCCCTACTGGGACCGCCTGTGCACCTCGTCCATCTGGCACGGCGTCACCTCGGTCCTCATGGGCAACTGCGGGCTCACGCTGGCCCCCCTCCGCCCCGAGCACCGCGACGCCATGCTGGCGACCTTCTGCTGTGTCGAGGACATTCCCGTACGGTCGCTGGCCAGCGTGCTCCGCTGGGAGTGGGAGAGCTTCGACGAGTACCTGCGCGCCATCGACGTGGGGCTGGGGCTCAACCTGATGCCGCTGGTCGGCCACAACCCCCTGCGGCTGAGCGCGATGGGCCAGGCCGCCTGGGACCGCGCGGCCACGCCGGACGAGGTCGCCGAGATGCAGCGCCTGCTGCAGGCCTCGCTGCAGGCCGGCGCCTGGGGGTGGAGCACCACGGTGTCGCCCACCCACGCCGGGCCCAAGGGCGAGCCCGTGCCCACGCGGCTCGCCGACGACGCCGAGCGCCTGGCGCTGGGACGGACCCTGGGCGAGTTCAACCGGGGCATCATCGAGATCCTGCCGCCGGGGGCCGGCAAGCCCGGCGAGAGCGACCGCGCGCACCTGCGCGAGGTAGCGGTGACGAGCGGCCGGCGGGTCTTCTTCCTGACCTTCGACGCCGACGCGCGGGGCTTCGTGGAAGACGCCACCCGGGAAGGCGCCCAGCTCACGGCGCTGCTGCGCGCCATCCCCTTCAATCCGAAGTTCACGCTGAAGAAGAGCACGTTCTTCAGCAACCTCGACGGCTGGGACGTGGTCATGGCCAAGCCGTTCGAGGAGCGGCTGGCCGCGCTGGCCGATCCCGCCCGCCGGCCCGCGCTGCGTGAGCAGGCCATGCAGCGCCAGCGGCGGCGGCCGGGGGTGCCGGGCCGGTTCGTACCCTGGGCGTCCATCATCGTCAAGACGGTGGCCCGGGCCGAGCACCGCCCGCTGGAAGGCCGGCGGCTCGTGGAGATCGCCGAGACCGAGGGCAAGCACGTGGCCGACGTCATGCTGGATCTCGCCGTCGCCGAGCGACTGGAGACGGAGTTCCAGCTGGTGACGCGGTCCGCCGAGCAGGAGCGCGAGCTGGCCGAGTTCGTCAAGACGGGCCACGCCCTGCCGTCGCAGACCGACGCCGGCGCCCATCTGAACACCAACCCCTGCACGGCGGGGGAGTCGAGCTACGTGCTCGGGGAATGGGTCCGAGAGCGGCAATATCTAACGCTGGAGGAGGCGGTGCGACGCTTCACGTTCCAGCCGGCGCGCATCATGGGCCTTCGCGACCGTGGCTGGGTGGCCGAGGGGATGGTCGCCGACCTCATGGTGTTCGATCTGGCCCGGATCGGCGTGATGGACGACGAGATCACGCACGACGGCCCCAACGGCACGCCGCGGCGCGTGCAGGGCGCCCACGGCGTGGACTACGTCATCGTCGGAGGCCAGCTGGTGCTGGACCACGGCAAGCACACGGGGGCGCTGCCCGGGCGGGTGCTCAGGGCTTCTTGAGCCGCACCTCTTCCAGCGGCGCCGACCAGGGGTACGGGTTGATCAGCATGAGCGCGGGCTCTTCCACCCGCGGCCCGACCCCGCTGGGCCAGATGTACTGGTAGATCGGCGCGATCCGCACCCGCTCGTGGACGAGCTTCTGGATCTGGTGCAGGAGCGCCTCCCGCTTCTTCTTGTCGGCCTCCCGGCCCTGCTGCTGGTAGAGCGCATCGATGTCCGGGTAACCACCGTACGCGTAGGTTCCGGTCGACGGGTACACCTCCGACATCCGCGACGCCGCGTTGCCGTAGAGCGCGCTGGTGCAGACGCAGACCCCTTTCAGTTCTTCGTCAGCAGGGCCGAGTAGTAGGCCGCGCGCTCCATCGGCCGCATCCGCATCTTGATGCCCTCGCCGCCGTCGAAGCCGTTGGGATAGCCGGCCTCCGCCAGGAGCTTCTTAGCCCGCGCCGGATCGTAGGGATCCGGCGCGATGGGCAGGGCTGCCCTGGACGAGCTTGCTTTTCGCCCGGTGGAAGCTGAACTTGACATCCTCCGCGGTGAAGGGGTTTCACCATCGCGTCGTGCAGGGCGTAGAGGATCCAGAACGGGGTGAGCGCGCCCACGAGCCTGGACGAGCCCTTTCATGGCTTCTCCTTGATCAGAAGAAAAAGGTGAGATTCTTCGTCAGCAGCACGCTCTGGTCGAGGATGATCTTGCGTCGGGCGATCTGCCAGCGGCCGTCCACCCGCCGCAGCAGATCCTCCCGCTTGCCGACGAGCACATCGGTCTCGGTCTCCACGCGGTTGCGATAGATCAGGAACCGGCTCTTGACGCCGACTTCGGTCGGCGACGGGCCCGCCGGTTGCGCCGACAGGATCTGGACGTTGGCGATCATGTGACAGATCCGGGAGGGTGGCTCCTCCGCCCAGTGCACGCCGGTGCGGAGCTGGCCGACCCGGCGGCCCAGCGTCGCCTTGCCCTCGTCGAACCAGTTGACGTCCGTCCCCTCCCGCGTGAACTCCCGGCCGCCCTCGCCGGCGGGGACGTTGCGGCGCATCGGCATCCAGTACCGCGCGTCCTCGGTGAAGAGGGCGAGCCACTCCTCGTACCGGCGCTCGTCCAGGAGCTCGGCTTCCCGATACAGGAACTCCTCGACCTCCTGCTTGAGGAGGAACCGGGCGAGCTCCGGGCTGACGGGGGCGTTCACGGCGCGGCCAGCTCCTTCCAGCTCGCCGCCTCCATGAGCTGGCGCCAGCGCCCGTAGAAGCCGCGCTGATTGTGCTCGCTGGCGTTGGCTTCCGTCACGTCGGCGATGACGCCGGGCAGCGCCAGGCCGTGGTCCTCGAAACGCGCCGTTGCCCGGCCCAGGCCCATCTCGTAGTTGTAGGCGTAGCGCCGGGCGATCGTCCCCCGGCTGGCCCCGTGGGCGTAGTTCCAGTTTTCCATGTCGTCCTGCTCGGTCAACCCCGCCGGCCCCGAGTAGCGGATGTAGTACTGGCGCAGGAAGTCCTTGACCTCGGCCGGCGCGTCGGCGTCGACGAGATACCAGCGCCACACCTCCGTCTGGTGCGGTCCCCGCGGATGCCACACGGCGAGCGTGCGCGGCTGGCGGGCCAGAGGCGACGTGTTGGGGAAGATGGTGCCCGGGCCGCCGAAGAGGCGGGCCTGGGCCCCGCGCCGGCGCTGGCGCTCCTCCTCGCAGCGCCGGAAGTACTCGGCCACGTCCGGCGCGTCCTGATAGGCCGGCGCGATCGGCGCATCGGGCGGCCGGAGGAAGACGATCATCGAGTGGCCGAGGTCGGGAAACGAGACGTCGAGCCAGCGCGCCTGATTCCGTTCCTGCATGTCCCGGCGGCCCTTGCCGCTGGGCCCGATGCCGACCAGGTCGACCGAGCGGTGGCTCACGTTGTGATAGCGGTCGCCCGAGAAGTTCTCGGCGGGAAACTTCCAGTTACAGGGAATGAGCCACTTGTGGACACCGCCGATCACCTCGGTGCCGCCCTCGCGGCCGTCCCAGGCGTCGAGCAGCAGGTCGAGGTAGAGCTTGTACCCGCCGAGGTAGTCGAGAAAGGCCGGGGCCTCGGGGTCCCAGGTCGCCCAGAGGGCGCCTTTGTAGTTCGTCATCTGCGCGACCTCGACCAGTCCCCACCTGGTCCGATCGAGCCGAGGCCCGTAGGCGTCCTTCGCGAAGGGCACCCCGACCAGCGCACCGTCGGTCCCGTAGCTCCAGCCGTGGTAGGGGCAGGTGAACTCGACCGTGTGGCCTTCGTCGTAGCGGCACACCTTCATGCCCCGATGCCGGCAGGAGTTGAGGAACACGCGGACGCGGCCGGCACCGTCGCGGCAGACGATGACCGACTCCTCGCCCATGGACGAGACGAAGAAGTCTCCGGGCTGCCGGACCTGGCTCTCGTGGCCGACGAAGAGCCAGGCCCGCGCGAAGACCCGCTCCAGCTCCTGCCGGTAGAGCTCCTCGCTCACGAAGATCTCCCGGCTGACGATCCCTCGCTCCACGTCGACCAGGCCGTCGAGCATCAGGGTCCCTCCCGCGCCACCTTGGGTGAGCACCGTCCCTGGCTTGCGGCTATCATGCTGTCCCGCACGCTGTCAAACGCGGGCTGGCCGCAGAGGCCAGCCGCCGGGAGGAGGCGCCGACATGCGCATCGGATTCATCGGGTTGGGAAACATGGGCGGGCCGATGGCCTTGAACCTCATGAAGGCCGGCCATTCGCTGGTAGTGCACGACGTCCGGCAGGAGGCGGCCAAGCCGCATCTCGAGCGCGGGGCCAAGTGGGCGTCGAGCCCCCGGGCCGCCGCCGAGGGTGTCGAGCTGGTCCTGACCTCGCTGCCCGGGCCGCCCGAGGTGGAGGCCGTCGCCGTTGGCGCCGACGGGATCGTCCACGGCGCCAGTCGGGACACGATCTACGCCGACCTCTCGACCGGCTCGCCGGCGGTCATCCGCAAGCTGCACGGCGTCTTCCAGGAGCGGGATATTCACATGCTGGACGCGCCGGTCAGCGGCGGCGTGATCGGCGCCCAGCGGGCGACGCTTCAAGTGATGGTCGGAGGCGACGAGGCGCTGTTCGAGAAGATCAAGCCCGTGCTCCAGGCGATCGGCAACAGCGTCAGCTACATGGGCGGGATCGGTTGCGGCACGATCGCCAAGCTGGTCCACAACATGATCAGCATGGCCAGCCGCATGGTCATCGCCGAAGGGTTCACGCTGGGCGTCAAGGCGGGGGTGCGGCCGGAGGCGCTGCTGCAGGCGGTCAAGGGGGGCTCGTTCGGTCAGGGCCTGGCCCTCAGCCACATGCTGCCGGACGTCGTGTTCAAGGGCGACTTCGACACGGTCCGCTTCGCGCTCAAGCTGGCCCGCAAGGATCTGGGCCTGGCCACCGAGCTGGCCCGCCAGTACAACGTGCCCATGCCCATGGCGTCGCTGGCCGAGCAGACCATGGTGGAGGCGATGGTGCGCGGCATGGCGGACAAGGACTCCACGGCGCCCTTCATGCTGCAGGAGGAGCGGGCGGGGGTGAAGGTCCGAACGCGTTAGGGACCGAGGACCAGCAAACCTTCTCGGCCAGCGGCTTCGGCCTGATTGGCGTCGAGCGTCACGAAGGTCAGTGACTCCGGGTCGTCGCCCGCCGCCACCAGAGCCGCTCCGATCTGGAGCGCATCCGCCGCCCGCAGGGGATGGCTCTCGACGATGCGCTCAGCCTGGCGGCGCACGAGGTCGAGGGCGCTCACCTCCGACCATCGCTCCCACACCTCGAGGATCGCCCGCCGGGCCGCCACGAGAGCCGCCGGTGCGGCCCCGGCCTCTCGTCGCCGGCGCGCGAGCGCGGAAAGCAGCTCGACACGCGCCAACGTCCAGACGACGACGTCGTCGTCCTCAGCCATCCAGCGGCGCACACGTGGTGTTTGTCGCTCGACCACGACCAGCGGAACGAGCGCCGAGGTGTCCCAGAACCTCACCAGCCCGACTTCCGATCCGCCCGCAGGGTTCTCAGCACGCCACCTTTCACGCGAATCGGACGCCAGCCCCGTAACCACTTTGCCGTGCCGCCGGAGCCTCGCCGGACGATGCCCTGGCGCTCGAGCTGGGCCAGGCGGTCGTTGCTGGACGCGATGGAACGTCCCTGGACGGGCACCAGGCAGGCCACAGGGCGGTCGCGCTCGAACACCAGCACCGTTCCTCCGCGCTTGACGTGAGCGAGATACATCGACAGACCGTTCTTCAGCTCGGCCACTCTGGCCTTCTTCATGTGGCCATGTTAGTCATGTTGATCGATCGGGTCAACCCTACGCCATCGCGATCACACGACGCGGCCCAGGATGAACTGAATGACATTCCGGAAGTGGCGTGGTCCGTCGCCCTGGGGATACATCGTGGCCATGACTTCCGCCTTTGCTTCCTGCTGGCGTTCGGGCGGAAGGTCAGCTGTCGTGACCCCGGCCAGGACGTCCCACGCCGCCGCGAAGGTCTCGAAGTCGAAGCCGAGCGTTTCGCGTTCGACGCGGGCCTCGATGCCAGCATCGGCAAGCTGCTGCAGGAAGGGGCTGGGGTCGTCCAGGGCTCCTGGCCCAACCCCGGGCACGGGCGGAGGGCCGCCCAGGCGCCCCGCCGTCTGTTGAAACAGCACGATGTCGCAGCTCTCTGGTCCCGCCCAGACGGCGGCGACCAGCCGCCCCTGCGGCCGCAGCACCCGCGCCAGCTCACGCGCCGCCGCGGCGCGATCGAGCACGTACATGAGGCTAAGCGAGGCGAGCACCACGTCGACGGCTCGATCCTCGAGCGGCAAGCTCTCGGCGCGTCCCTGGCGGAGGCTGACCTTGGTCAGGACGGCCGCGTCCATCCGCCGCTGGGCCAGCCGCAGCATCTCCGGGCTGATGTCCACGCCGATGACGTGACCGGACGGTCCGACCTGCCGGCGGCGCGCTCGGTGACCGCCCCGACAGGAACGCCGGCCGGCTACAATCCGGGCATGAGCATCGGCCAGCCGCTCAGGCGCAAGGAGGACGGCCGCCTGCTGCGCGGGCAGGGGCGGTTCACCGACGACTTCTCGCTTCCCGGGCAGGCGTACGCGGCGATGGTGCGCTCGCCGCACCCGCACGCCCGCATCGTGACCATTGATGCCGAGAGCGCCCGCACGATGCCGGGCGTGCTCGCGGTCTTCACGGGCGCCGACGTCCTCGCCGACGGCCTGGGCGCGATCCCCCACAACCCGGTGCCGTCCAACCGCTACGATCTCAAGCTCCGCGCTCCGAACGGCGGATCGATCTTCTTCGGCCCGCACGTGCTGCTGCCCGCCGACCGGGCTCGCCACGTGGGCGAGGCGGTCGCGATGGTCGTGGCCGAGACGAGAGCCCAGGCGGCGGACGCGGCCGAGGCCGTGCGCGTGACGTGGGAGCCGCTGCCGTTCGTCGTCGACACGGCGGAAGCGGCCGAGGGCCGGGCGCCGGCGGTGTGGGACGAAGTGCCCACCAACGTCTGCGTGGATTGCGCCTTCGGCAGCGACGAGGCGGCGGTGGACGCCGCCTTCGCCCGCGCGGCTCACGTGGTGGCCCGGGAGTTCCACGTGGGCCGCGTGACCGGCGCGCCGATCGAGCCGCGCGCCGCCCTGGGAGCGTACGATCCGACCACTGGCCGCTACGTTCTCTACGCGGGGAGCGGCGGCGCGGTCCGCCAGCGCCGCGAGATCGCCGAGGTACTCGGCCTGCCGCCTGAACGGCTGCGCGTCGTCTCGCTCGACGTCGGCGGCAACTTCGGGACGAAGAACCGCGTCTATGTCGAGTCGGGCCTGGTGCTCTGGGCGGCACGCAAGCTCGGGCGCCCGGTCAAGTACACGGCCACCCGGGCCGAGACCCTGGTGAGCGACTACCAGGGCCGTGATCTGGTGACCCGCGTGAAGCTGGCGCTCGACGCCGACGGCCGCTTCCTCGCCTTCAGCGCCGACAACGTCTCCAACGTGGGCGCCCGCGCCGTGTCGTTCTCGCCGCTTGGCAAGGGCTCCGCGCTGGTGACCGGCAACTACGACATCCCGGTGGCGCGGGTGCGCTCGCGCGCCGTGTTCACGCACACGGTGCCGACGCAAGCCTATCGCTCCTCCGGCCGACCGGAGGTGACCTACGCCATCGAGCGGCTGATCGACCTGGCCGCCGCGCAGACCGGCATCGACCGCATCGAGCTACGCCGACGCAATCTGATCGACGCCGGCCGGATGCCGTACACCAACCCCTTCGGTATGGTTTACGACAGCGGGCGCTACGCCGAGAACATGGCGCTGGCCATGCGCCTGGCCGACTGGGACGGCTTCGCCAAGCGCCGGGCCGAGGCCGAGGCGCGGGGTCAGTTGCTGGGCCGGGGGCTCGCCAACTACGTCGAGTCGTCCGTGGGCACGCCGCGCGAGCAGGCCCGGCTGACGGCGCGCCCCGAGGGCGTCGTGGACGTCGTCATCGGCACGCAGTCGGCGGGGCAGGGGCATGAGACGAGCTTCGCCCAGGTCGCCGCCGAGCGCCTGGAGCTCGACGTCGCGGCGATCCGCATCGTGCTGGGGGATACCGATGTGGTCCGCGCCGGGGGCGGGACCCATTCGGGCCGGTCCATGCGCATGGCGGGCACGGTGATCGCGCTGGCCGCCGAGGACTTGATTGCCGAGGGCAAGCGCGAGGCGGCCCAGGCCATGGAGGCCGCCGAGGCCGACGTGCGCTACGCGCGCGGGCGCTTCACCGTCGCCGGCACCGACCGCGGCATCGGCCTGTTCGAGCTGCCGGATGGGCTCACGGTGACGCGCGACAACGAGATGCACGAGCCCGTCTTCCCGAACGGTTGCCACGTGTGCGAGGTGGAGGTCGATCCGGAAACCGGCGCCGTCCGCCTGGCGCGCTATGCTGCGGTCGACGACGTGGGCCGAGCCGTCAACCCCATGATCGTCGAGGGCCAGACCCACGGGGGCATCGTGCAGGGGCTCGGCCAGGCGCTGGGTGAGGCCTGCGTGGTCGACCCCGCTACCGGCCAGACCCTCACCGGCTCGCTGATGGACTACGCGCTGCCCCGCGCCGGCGACCTGCCCTCGTTCCCGACCCTGCTGAACGAGGTGCCGTCGCCGACGAATCCCCTGGGCGTGAAGGCTGGCGGCGAGGGCGGCACGACGCCGGCGCCGGCGGTCGTGGCCAGCGCCATCGCCGATGCGCTGGCGCCGCTCGGCGTCGCGCACATCCCGATGCCAGCCTCGTCAGCGGCGATCTGGGCGGCGATACGCCGGGCCCGGGCGATTCCGCCGGACGGTCCGCGGCTCAGAAGGGCCTGAGCTCGACCTTGCGGAACTTCACGGTGCCGCGACCCCACTGAAGCGCGAACGGGCCGCTGGTGAACTTGGAGTCCCGGATGTCGACGGTCTTCTTCCCGTTCAAGACCACCACGAGATGCGGGCCGCGCATGGTGATCTCGTACGTGTTCCACTTGCCGCCCGCCTTCGGCCTGGGTTCGGCGACAGGAGCCACCTTCACGATGGCGCCGGTGGCGTACGTCGGGTCCGGGCGCTGGTCGAAGATGTTGGCCTCGTAGCAGCTCTCGTCGGTGATCTTTTCCGGATTCTGGCAGCGCATGAAGATGCCGCTGTTGGCGTCGTCGCTGGCCCAGAACTCCACGCGCATCATGAAGTCCCCGTACGAGTTTTTTGAGACCAGGTAGGCGGGCGTCTTGCCGCCCTGAGTGGCCTGGATCGCGCCGTCGGTGCCCATCCAGTTCGCTTCGCCGACACGGTTGAAGTTGTCGAGCCCCTTGGTGCCATCCACGAACGTGATCCAGCCGGGCTCGCCGCCGCGCATAGCGCAGCCACTGAGCGCGGCGACGAGAACCGCAACGACAACAGCGCGGAACGCCAATCCGTTCATGTCAGGCTCCCTTCACGTTGTTTGTGCAGCTCTCAGTCGCGGGGGACATGCCTACCCGATCTGTATTTCGGGCGGCACCTCCGGATTCATCAAAGATGCGCCACCGTCCGCACAAATGACCTGGCCCGTAATCCATTCGGCCTGGTCCAAGCAAAAGAGGGCAACGACGTTCCCCACATCCGCCGGTGTCCCCAGGCGCCCCATCGGTGTCCAGCCCCGGACGTGCCAGTTCCGGATCAGCTGCTGGGCCTGGTCAGGCAATGTGTTCAAGACGCTGTCTTCCGTCCAAGCCGGACTGATGGCGTTCACGGTGATCCTGCGCCTGGCGACAGCGACGGCGAAGTACCGCACGAGAGACTCCAGTGCGGCCTTTGCCGACCCCATGCCGACCCAGGGCTGCAGGCCGCCGGTTCGACTCCCGGCGGCGTAGGTGATAGCGAAGATGCGACCGCCGTCGCGCATCAGCGGGAGCGCTTCCCGAACGCCGACGAGAAACGCCTTGGCCTGAGAATCGAACGCCGTGTCCCACTGCTGCGGGGTGATGTCCAGGGGGGGTTGAAAGAAGGTCGGTACCTCGGGCCGCGCATTGCTCACGAAGATGTCGAGCTTCGCGTGCGAACTTCGGCGAGGGTCTCTTTCGCGGCGACATCGTTCTGGTAGTAGTGGACCGCGACCTTGACGCGTCGATCCGCCAAGGCCAGCACGATCCCTCTCCCGATGCCGCGCGAACCGCCAGTAATCAGCGCGTGCTTTCCATCAAGGGTCATGTGAGTCTCCTCCCGTTATTCGGGCTCGACATGATCTGGATGGGGGCTCATGCTGCCCGGGACTATAGCCTCCTGACCGAGCGGAGACAAGGCATCGGCCGCCAATTGACGCGGCCGCGCATGGCCCACCAGCGCCCCAACCGCCGATCAGTCGATGACCCGATCCGCGTGCACTGGGCCGAGCATCGCGGAGCGAAAGCGGCAAGCAGCTGGCCCCTGAGTCGGCCTATTGGCCATCCAACATCCAACCGTATTGCACGAGACGCGGTGCGCCGTTTACTCGGCTTACTGCCACTGCCGCGCGACGACCGTCGGCTTGATGTTCTGGTTCAGTCGGAAAAGGTTCGTGGGGTCGTACTTCTCCTTCAACGCGAGTAGCCGCTGATATTTGTCGGCGCCGTAGGCTGCCCGGACCCGCTCGGCCCCCTCGTCCCCTTCGCGACCCAGATAGTTCACGTACACACCGCCGGTCGAGAACGGTTGCATGGCCTCCCAGAAGTCACGCGCCCACTGCGTGCAGCGCTTCGCCTCGGCGGGATCGGTGCACAGCCCGAGGGCGACGAACGCGTGCTGTGCATCGCGCGCCGCGAACGCGGTGGTATCTCGATCGATCCGTCCCACCGCGCCGCCCAGCTGGTACTCAAGTAGCGCATGGCACAGCGGCGAGGCGAGCGCCGTGCAATGGGCGATCATGGTGTCGATCGCGTTGTCGCCGACATCGTGAAGGAAACTCGACTTCCAGTAGTGCTGCATCCCGGATGGATACGAGGCGTCCAGCATCGTCTGGACCGCGGTGTATGAGGTCGGCCCCAGCTGATCGACGACCGGCGTGCCAAGCTTTTTCAAGGGCGCCAGCAGGCATTCGCCCTCGGCCACGGGCCCGCAGTAGCACGCGGCGATCCCGGCGACCTTCGCGCCGTCTGGGAGCGTGAGGAGGGCGGCATCGACGGCCAGTTCGTCCGGAGCCGTGTGCGTCAACTCGCGGTACCGCTGGAGCACCTCCCTGGCGATGGCGAAGGGATAGAACACGAACCCGCCCACTACGGGACCGACGGGATGGAGCCGATACTCGAACGAGGTGACGACGCCGAAGTTGCCACCCCCGCCGCGCACGCCCCAGAAGAGGTCTGCGTTCTCGGAATCGCTAGCCGTGCGAAGCTGCCCGTCCGCGGTGACGATGTCGACGGACATGAGGTTATCGCTCGCCAGGCCGTACTTCCGGGCCAGCCAGCCCCAGCCGCCGCCGAGGGT
Coding sequences:
- a CDS encoding amidohydrolase family protein, with the translated sequence MAKQGFRVIDSDLHVIEPRSLWEDYLDPKFRGRIVTVPGDYGAVRAHVDGKVLPPYADRPERQRAWSFRYRRPGAERLHRGTLPKEALEAMDIEGIDIGILFRTWATQAINIDGLEPAFAAAMSRAWNRWIADFCQESPERLKPSALVPLQDIDLAVAEARFGVRELGAITLVLPSHLVNNRPIYDRYYDPLWAAAQEMDVAVSFHGNHAVYAEHLAKRYLDNLVLSHACGQPVEMMLTLGAVVTGGVLSRFPRLRMAFLEGNCGWLPWWLWALDERWEAWGDQERFQQDAKPSELFHRQCFISAEPEEELVKYVVAELGDDTLVLSTDWPHDDSRFPHAIDGFLADVPIPADSKRKILWDNCARLYKLGGN
- a CDS encoding amidohydrolase family protein, which codes for MAYDLVIKNGMVVDGTGFSRYRADVAVKDGRIAEIGKVSGVAETTLHADGLFVAPGVIDLHTHYDAQPYWDRLCTSSIWHGVTSVLMGNCGLTLAPLRPEHRDAMLATFCCVEDIPVRSLASVLRWEWESFDEYLRAIDVGLGLNLMPLVGHNPLRLSAMGQAAWDRAATPDEVAEMQRLLQASLQAGAWGWSTTVSPTHAGPKGEPVPTRLADDAERLALGRTLGEFNRGIIEILPPGAGKPGESDRAHLREVAVTSGRRVFFLTFDADARGFVEDATREGAQLTALLRAIPFNPKFTLKKSTFFSNLDGWDVVMAKPFEERLAALADPARRPALREQAMQRQRRRPGVPGRFVPWASIIVKTVARAEHRPLEGRRLVEIAETEGKHVADVMLDLAVAERLETEFQLVTRSAEQERELAEFVKTGHALPSQTDAGAHLNTNPCTAGESSYVLGEWVRERQYLTLEEAVRRFTFQPARIMGLRDRGWVAEGMVADLMVFDLARIGVMDDEITHDGPNGTPRRVQGAHGVDYVIVGGQLVLDHGKHTGALPGRVLRAS
- a CDS encoding 3-phenylpropionate/cinnamic acid dioxygenase subunit beta, which produces MNAPVSPELARFLLKQEVEEFLYREAELLDERRYEEWLALFTEDARYWMPMRRNVPAGEGGREFTREGTDVNWFDEGKATLGRRVGQLRTGVHWAEEPPSRICHMIANVQILSAQPAGPSPTEVGVKSRFLIYRNRVETETDVLVGKREDLLRRVDGRWQIARRKIILDQSVLLTKNLTFFF
- a CDS encoding aromatic ring-hydroxylating dioxygenase subunit alpha, with translation MLDGLVDVERGIVSREIFVSEELYRQELERVFARAWLFVGHESQVRQPGDFFVSSMGEESVIVCRDGAGRVRVFLNSCRHRGMKVCRYDEGHTVEFTCPYHGWSYGTDGALVGVPFAKDAYGPRLDRTRWGLVEVAQMTNYKGALWATWDPEAPAFLDYLGGYKLYLDLLLDAWDGREGGTEVIGGVHKWLIPCNWKFPAENFSGDRYHNVSHRSVDLVGIGPSGKGRRDMQERNQARWLDVSFPDLGHSMIVFLRPPDAPIAPAYQDAPDVAEYFRRCEEERQRRRGAQARLFGGPGTIFPNTSPLARQPRTLAVWHPRGPHQTEVWRWYLVDADAPAEVKDFLRQYYIRYSGPAGLTEQDDMENWNYAHGASRGTIARRYAYNYEMGLGRATARFEDHGLALPGVIADVTEANASEHNQRGFYGRWRQLMEAASWKELAAP
- a CDS encoding NAD(P)-dependent oxidoreductase, with the protein product MRIGFIGLGNMGGPMALNLMKAGHSLVVHDVRQEAAKPHLERGAKWASSPRAAAEGVELVLTSLPGPPEVEAVAVGADGIVHGASRDTIYADLSTGSPAVIRKLHGVFQERDIHMLDAPVSGGVIGAQRATLQVMVGGDEALFEKIKPVLQAIGNSVSYMGGIGCGTIAKLVHNMISMASRMVIAEGFTLGVKAGVRPEALLQAVKGGSFGQGLALSHMLPDVVFKGDFDTVRFALKLARKDLGLATELARQYNVPMPMASLAEQTMVEAMVRGMADKDSTAPFMLQEERAGVKVRTR
- a CDS encoding type II toxin-antitoxin system VapC family toxin, with protein sequence MRFWDTSALVPLVVVERQTPRVRRWMAEDDDVVVWTLARVELLSALARRRREAGAAPAALVAARRAILEVWERWSEVSALDLVRRQAERIVESHPLRAADALQIGAALVAAGDDPESLTFVTLDANQAEAAGREGLLVLGP
- a CDS encoding methyltransferase domain-containing protein, giving the protein MDISPEMLRLAQRRMDAAVLTKVSLRQGRAESLPLEDRAVDVVLASLSLMYVLDRAAAARELARVLRPQGRLVAAVWAGPESCDIVLFQQTAGRLGGPPPVPGVGPGALDDPSPFLQQLADAGIEARVERETLGFDFETFAAAWDVLAGVTTADLPPERQQEAKAEVMATMYPQGDGPRHFRNVIQFILGRVV